The DNA segment GCTGTGAACAAGCTAAATGAACTAactaaacaaaatgtttttgttaactTTGGGGTAAATTTCTCTAAAGTCATCAACTCTTCAACTATAACTTAAATGGGTAAACTAAAGATCTGAATTTGATAATATTCTATTACCTATCAATTATTTTTCCCCTTATAGCTATTAAGGTACATAATATTTGATAGAAAACAGCAATAAAAGTTATTTGTTAAATACTTATTCTACAGGTAAACCTGGCTCTGGACAGGACAGTGACAAGATGGAAGTGGAGGAATCAGGTCAGATGATTTCATTCAAGTTATTTATTGTTGCATTTcgttaaaatgaataaaattaaagcAAATAGTAGCCTACGTTGCACAATACACCatctatttatttgtctttgtcatgGTTGGACCACTCATCATGAATTTCATTTGTACAAGATTTGATGCTCATGTCAGGCAGTCCAAATAATGtctgttttatacatttttaaccAACAGATGAACCCATGGTTGACTGTTCTAAGGATGGGAGCCCTATGGAGATAGGTACGTGTGACCACCAACAAGTGCCTCTAAACAAGTAACAGAAGGAGTTTAAAAGAAATTgaattgtgtttcttttttctttttctttttttgctgttataTGGTTTTACTGATCTAATACAATGGTGAAGTGTAACtacatacatttactcaaatactgtagtTAACTACAAATTCTATATACTTTAATTGAGTTACAGAATATGATGCGTACCATACCACCGCTTGACAGAAAATTCTCGAGCTGCTTTTTGTTGCTAGTCTGTCCCTTCTTGCAacacttttactgtgaaaaggcATCAGGATTCAGTAAATCTGGGTAACATGACTCCTTTACTACTGTTGTTCTTTTAGATGAAGATCCTGCTGGTGGAGATCTTTATGTTGGAGATCTTTATGTTTCTATTGCAAAAGAAGTAAAGAGTCATGTGAATGTCCAGACCTGGCACAGTGATACAGAAGGTGACATTTCCTATTGCAAAGGACCTGAAAATGTATACAATATTAAATCTGTACAGATTAAAGACCTGGGTGAGTGGAGCCCTGGTAATGATCATTCAAAGTGGTGTGtagatgaaaataaactttggACCTGTATCGCTGATGTgaacagagcaaaaacacagtttttgagGTATGGGGGGGCACTGTGCATCAAGGACAAAAACATAGCAGAAATATTCATGTCATttaagaaagagacagagtcTTGTAAAGATGCAGAAGAacgtaagaaaaaaaagaagcaaaaagttaaaaaaaaactcccacCTCTCTAAAATCTTTATAACTTCATCAACACTTGGGATGAAGTTTCCACACAGCTCGTAATGATTAGAcagagccaatcagagagcaggacTTTTCCTGGTTGTAATCTGATGAATGTTGATGcgaaatgaaatgtttgtgttggagaaatgaaataaaatctgacagAAACAGCTCGTTGTCCTCTCGTCATGatgattttctctctcattcagcCTCATCCTAATAATCTCTGTACACTCTCTGAGTCATAGACCTGAGATCAGGTGATCACCACATCTGACTTCATCAAGTGGAAACTATGGAAATTCAACTAAATACTCCCAATGTTTCACTCATCAAAACCATCACTGATCTGTTTTTTACACATCAAGACagaaattaaatgttatttaactAAAGATTCATTGTCTTAAACACTTCAGAGCCAGAACTGGACCTCCGATTttaacactgtagtttttactATTCTCCACCAGATGGCGCCATTTTCTCCTGTTTAACTGACACTTCtcaatcaaacaacaacaaagcagctGATCATGTAGGACCACCAGCCACAAGTTTGATCAAATGttccacagagagcagagaagcaCAGTCTGAGCTTCTAACACAAAGCACCAACACACCTGAACCTGATTACTTCCCAGGTGCAGCTCTGTCTCAGTCACCTTAGAGCCAggcagctccacctgctggtcGGAGgtataaaatacaaacacacacctgaaaatggctcctgcttcacactgaacatcacatcagagaagaaaaactctcagcttcattttctgaccttttccAGACCaaaggatgaatgaatgaataatgtggagaacaatcagcagatgaagctgcagctctgttctgCTTTAAAGTCCATCATGTGTCAACTTTACTACAAAGTCTCTGGATCAAAGTCTTTGGACTGGATCAGCTGTTAGAACCAGAACCAACGTTTGGAATAGAACAACACAGTTTAATCAGCAACAATGTTCcactgatgctgtttttatcaCCTTTAACATGACTATCATAGGCCACTTCTGGGGACAAAGTTCAGCCTAAAGACTAACTGGGGACTAAAGTCGTGTCCTCAGTTGGAAGAAGCTGATTTttgggtcagtggttaaggttagggttagaacaGGAGTCTATGTAATGTCCCCAGAAGTGACAtatgataatgtgtgtgtgttgtcattggtgTAAAATCACCAGTGTTTACTGCTCTCTAGTGGTCAGAGTCAGGAACTGCAGCTACATACAGAGTGTTAATGTTGTTATCCAGTTTTTCATCTTCTGAACATTTTTATGTCGCTAACTTCTTCATCATTTCAGCTACAGAAACCAGTCGACTGTCAAAACATTCAGGTTTTCATGCAAACAAATGGCACAATACTCCTATATACTTTCAGCCAGAGACTTCATTTCAGCATTGAACAGGTCCCAAGACTTCAAGACTTTCAGCTGTTAAACTCACTACTGTGCTGTTGAAACAGAGACTCATGCTGCCTTCACTTGCAGTTTGTTGTGGTggtattttcagtttcagtggtttAATAAAGTGGATACAGCTCTGTAGCTACGTGACTGAGGACAAAGATGTCgagagagaaaagtgaggaTCATTATGACGAGAGGACAACAAGGTGTTTCTgcctgattttatttcatttctccaACACAGACATTTCACTTCCACATCAACATTCATGATGGAGTGATGACATCAGACCATTTAAACACCTGTACATGAACAGGTTCTCCAGCAGTGCTGCAGACACAATTTACcaacatttaaactgatgaattcaaacacagaagaagccaaacagaggagaagcaggaTTCAGAGAGGAACTTCTTTAGTCCTTCACTGACGAGTCAGGACACTGATTATTAGATAGACTGAGGGATACTTgacttcttttccttctttccttcttttccccccaccccccaggtCTGTTCCTTCATGTGTTCCTGCATTTCAACAAAGCTCTGCACGCATCACAAAAAGGCTGAATGTATCTGTTATGTCTTTGTCCATAATGCACAGTGCCCCCCCACGCCTCTTAAACTGGGAATCTGCTCTGTTCACATCAGCGATACAGGTCCAAGGTCTGTTTTGATCTGTAGCTACACACCACTTTGAATGATCTTTTGTGCGTTCCCACTCACCCAAACCAGTTACATGTATAGACTCAatattttgcactttttttcctTGTGGAGGACAGAAGGATTTAGCAGGTGTACCACTCCGTTCTAACCAGGTCTGAACATACAAATCACTGTTTACCTCTGGTAGTGAAGCAATAGAGACGTAAAGATCTCCAACTGTAAGAAGAAGAACAGGAGATATGTTAGACAGAGAGTATTTAAAGCTCAGGTCACAGAGGCTTCTCTGAGAGCTTCTTCCAAACGTCAGAGGATAAACATGTGGACATGTTGGCTTCATACTCTTGATCCTCTTTGGCCTAAATGAAGACCTGaatctgctgtgtttcctcagaGTGGTTGAACCTGTGATTGTAGCTACCTTTAGCTGTGTGACTGACAGTTTTCCTTCTGTCAAATAGAATGAACTCTCCTCAGTTCttacacaggaaacagacaggaaactCACCTGTTACTATATTTGACTGTTGTTTAGCAATGCTACCAAACAGCTGACCTCCACGTGATGTCAGTGACTGGAAAGTAGAGACGGGGGGAAGTCTGACCCCATCTCTAGCATCTTTAAGCTCTTTGTGAAAGCTGTCTGGAATATGATGATCAAATGGGAAAGCTCCGATGTACTGCAGGTGTTTACCTGAGGAAACAACACAGTATCTCAGTTATAGAGACAAGTCAttcaaacactgtaaatatgaagttaTGTAACACATTACCTATAGCTCTGAACTGGTCGTACTTAAACGTTACACAGATAAATGTCTGAGCATTCGCTGCTCCACCATTAGGCCAGAATATATTTTGATCTCTGAGAGGGAACCTTGGTGTGCTGTGTAGGAGCCAGACTCCCTGGTCTCCAGTTTTATCCACCATCAGAACTCCTGTGGAACATGAACAGTCAGACCACAGGTCATCTGAAGTCAGGTggtaaatcagtgtgtgttgagtgtttgttttccctgcTCACCTTTACTGTGGCCATGTGTATTAGAAACACTTCTCCCATCTGGAGGCTGATCGCTGTAGCTGATGAATCCAAAGTCCTTTGGCTACAAGTgatgcagaggaaacaacattTAGTAAAGATTTAATAAATGAGCTGTGTCATGCACAAGTACAAGTTATTGGCtatcaaagtaaaaatattaagtAACTAATATTACATGAATTAATAGACTTTACATTAACTCCACCTCAGGGAACCTGATTGCCAATTCATTGAATCACTCTGATAATATACACTAATTATGAATTTGGAACCTTGATTAATAACTAAGTTAATAACAACAACCAAAATGACCAAATCAATAGTTAGTAAAAGTTGAAGGACTTGGAGTTCTGCAGCACAGAGGTTAGCAATACTCACTTttatacaacattaaaaagaccagcaaaatattcagtgtgtgtgagtgttggggggaggggggcaatGGAAACATGGCTACTTAAGGTAACAAAGATGGCGGAATCAAA comes from the Lates calcarifer isolate ASB-BC8 linkage group LG9, TLL_Latcal_v3, whole genome shotgun sequence genome and includes:
- the LOC108875544 gene encoding plancitoxin-1 isoform X6; the protein is MWRFVLAVSLLCCSSDASVTCKDENGGQVDWFILYKAPYQRGQLTGLEYIYIGPDAHGKVTKRTGTDIKGILANTLRPIFTSTMPKDFGFISYSDQPPDGRSVSNTHGHSKGVLMVDKTGDQGVWLLHSTPRFPLRDQNIFWPNGGAANAQTFICVTFKYDQFRAIGKHLQYIGAFPFDHHIPDSFHKELKDARDGVRLPPVSTFQSLTSRGGQLFGSIAKQQSNIVTVGDLYVSIASLPEVNSDLYVQTWLERSGTPAKSFCPPQGKKVQNIESIHVTGLGEWERTKDHSKWCVATDQNRPWTCIADVNRADSQFKRRGGALCIMDKDITDTFSLFVMRAELC
- the LOC108875544 gene encoding plancitoxin-1 isoform X3, translated to MWRFVLAVSLLCCSSDASVTCKDENGGQVDWFILYKAPYQRGQLTGLEYIYIGPDKVLRRNSKLINDPRGILANTLRPIFTSTMPKDFGFISYSDQPPDGRSVSNTHGHSKGVLMVDKTGDQGVWLLHSTPRFPLRDQNIFWPNGGAANAQTFICVTFKYDQFRAIGKHLQYIGAFPFDHHIPDSFHKELKDARDGVRLPPVSTFQSLTSRGGQLFGSIAKQQSNIVTVGDLYVSIASLPEVNSDLYVQTWLERSGTPAKSFCPPQGKKVQNIESIHVTGLGEWERTKDHSKWCVATDQNRPWTCIADVNRADSQFKRRGGALCIMDKDITDTFSLFVMRAELC
- the LOC108875544 gene encoding plancitoxin-1 isoform X2, with amino-acid sequence MWRFVLAVSLLCCSSDASVTCKDENGGQVDWFILYKAPYQRGQLTGLEYIYIGPDKVLRRNSKLINDPRGILANTLRPIFTSTMPKDFGFISYSDQPPDGRSVSNTHGHSKGVLMVDKTGDQGVWLLHSTPRFPLRDQNIFWPNGGAANAQTFICVTFKYDQFRAIGKHLQYIGAFPFDHHIPDSFHKELKDARDGVRLPPVSTFQSLTSRGGQLFGSIAKQQSNIVTVGDLYVSIASLPEVNSDLYVQTWLERSGTPAKSFCPPQGKKVQNIESIHVTGLGEWERTKDHSKWCVATDQNRPWTCIADVNRADSQFKRRGGALCIMDKDITDTFSLFVMRAELC
- the LOC108875544 gene encoding plancitoxin-1 isoform X5, encoding MWRFVLAVSLLCCSSDASVTCKDENGGQVDWFILYKAPYQRGQLTGLEYIYIGPDKVLRRNSKLINDPRGILANTLRPIFTSTMPKDFGFISYSDQPPDGRSVSNTHGHSKGVLMVDKTGDQGVWLLHSTPRFPLRDQNIFWPNGGAANAQTFICVTFKYDQFRAIGKHLQYIGAFPFDHHIPDSFHKELKDARDGVRLPPVSTFQSLTSRGGQLFGSIAKQQSNIVTVGDLYVSIASLPEVNSDLYVQTWLERSGTPAKSFCPPQGKKVQNIESIHVTGLGEWERTKDHSKWCVATDQNRPWTCIADVNRADSQFKRRGGALCIMDKDITDTFSLFVMRAELC